CCTCAACCGCCACATCCGCGAGGGCTGGGGCACCGTCGTAGCCAACGAGCTAGGCGAGTTCATCGAGATTCTCCCTCCCATGCAGCGCGTCTCCAAGTCCTGGTACCAGGGCACCGCCGACGCCGTCTACCAGAACATCTACTCCATCGGCTCCGAAGAGCCCAAATACGTCCTCATCCTCTCCGGCGACCACATCTACAAGATGAACTACGCCCTTATGATGCAGCAGCACGCCGACTCAGGCGCCGACGTCACCATCGCAACCCTTCCCATCAAGCCGGAAGAGGTATCTTCCTTCGGCGTCGTCGAAGTCGCGCGCAACGGAGAGGTCACCGGCTTTGAAGAGAAGCCAAAAGAAACCAAGCTTCGCTCGCCCTTTAACCCCGACATGGTCGACGCCTCCATGGGCATCTACATCTTCAACACCGACATCCTTCTCCCCGAACTCATCAGAGACGCCGAAGACCCAGACTCCAAGCACGACTTCGGCCACAACATCCTGCCCAACATCCTCGGCCGCGTCAAAATGCACGCCTACAACTTCGTCGACGAGAACAAGCAGAAGGCCCTCTACTGGCGCGACGTCGGTACCCTCGAGGCCTACTACGAGGCCAACATGGACGTCGCCGGCGTCACCCCTACCTTCAACCTCTACGACAAGTCCTGGCCCATGCGCACCCGGCCCTACCAGTACCCGCCCGCCAAGTTCGTCTTCGGCGAGCCTGGCCGCACCGGCATGGCCATCAACTCCATCGTCGCTGCCGGCTCCATCGTCTCGGGCGCAGTTGTCCGCAACTCCGTCGTCTCGCAAGACGTTCGCGTCAACTCCTACGCCGACGTCGACTCCTCAATCGTCTTCTCCCACGTCAACATCGGCCGCCACTGCCGCATTCGCCACGCCATCATCGACCGCGACGTCCACATCCCCGACGGCACCGTCATTGGCTACGACCCCAACGAGGACAAGAAAAACTACTTCGTCTCCCAGAGCGGCCTTACCGTCGTCACTCGCGATTATTCCGTCTACGAAAACCCAGTCTCCCCGGAGTTCCTCAACCGCGACGTCCCAGGCAAGCCCGTAAACGTAGGCCTAGCAGAATAAGAGGCAGTCTCATTCCCGACCAACGGGAGGACAACCTACGCCAATCAATCAAGACAAGGTATACAAGTCACGAAGTGACCGCCCCACGCGAAGTGGGCCCGTCCGGCAGGACAGGTGGCTGCTATTTGGCGCACTCAAAGAAGCAAAAAACAGGCCGCCCAATAAGGCGACCCGCTTCTCTTACGCTCAACTTAGCGACAACCTACTGCTTGCCAATCCGATACACCACGCCGCCGGAGACCGAAAAGAACTCCCGCGTCTCGGTCCCGAAGTGCTCCAGGATCAGATCCGGCGAAATCCGGATCGCCCAGTTCTTCGAGCGATTGAAGTCGATGCTCGCTCCCAGCGCCGCAATCGGCTTCGTACGGTTGGAGTAGAGGCCCGTAGCCGCGTACGCCTCGGCCTTCGACACCACCAGATCCTTAAAGCTGTAGTCAAAGGTTCCGTGAGACACGCCGCCGTAGCCATGGAAGTTCAACGCGGCATAATGGTTCCTGTACTTGGTGCGATACTGCGCGCCTGCCATGATCGTATTCAGGTAAACCAGTGGCCGGTTGTTGATGCCGGTACCGCCCGTCGTACTCGTCGGCCGGGTAATTCCCGAGTTCGCGAATACAGGTGTCGTTCCCGCATCGATCCGGTAGTCAACCCCTACTCCGATAGCCCGCGTAAACCAGTGATCTCCCGGCAGCCAGTACGTGCCCAGCACCTCGCCGCCGCCCAGGTTCATACGGTTGGGCAAAGACTGCCCAGCCTGGAAGTTCATAAAGTTCAGGCCGCCGTAGATCTCATACTTGTTGTCGTAGGTCGCCGGCGCCGCAAGAGCGATCTTCGTATTCGTGATCGGCACCGTGTTCTGCGTCGGCTGTGTCGCCGAAGACGAAGTAGCCTGCGCCCGGCTCTGCGTCCCGCCCGTCATCAGTAAACCCGCCGCCAACACTCCAAAGAAGGCGCGTTGCCCTGTCCTCCGCGCCCCGGTCAACTTCCATGCACCACTCGTCTTCAATCGCAACATCCGTCTCCGCATCTCTTCCAGCATCTGCAACTGCACTTCTTTCAGTTTTCTTCGTGCACTTACCCTGTGTACACATACCAAGATATAACGTTCAGCCAACATCTGCTTCGGCCGCTGCGGCGTATCTATCCATAGCGCGCACCTGTGCGACAATAGTGGGTGGCAGTCGGTGCATGTGCCAGGCTGCAGGGAGAAACAGTATGGGCGAACTATTTACACCAACACATCTCATCGTTATCGCCGTAGTTGTCCTGGTCCTCTTCGGTGGCAAGAAGCTGCCTGAGCTCGGCAAAGGCCTCGGCGAAGGTCTCCGCGGCTTCAAGGACGGGATGAAGGGCGTCAACGACGAGGTCAACAAGCCGACCGAGACAACCCACGCCGTCACTCCCAAGCCTGAAGAATCGGTCAAATAACGCAACCTCCTCCCGCGATACAACTCCTCTTGCTAAAAGCTAAGTCCTGTGTCCTGCCGGACGAGCGTCCTGCGCGGACGGCGGTCACTTCGTGACTTGTATACCGGTCTTGGCGGAATGAGCGGCACAGGTCCTCCCGTTGGTCGGCGTAGAATTCAGCTTGCGACCAACGGAAGCGCCAAGCGAAGCGGTAAACAAGTCACGAAGTGACCGCCGTCCGCGCAGGGCGCCCGTCCGGCAGGACAAAACGAGGGAACCATCCGAATGAAGATCAAATCCCCCTACCTCATCAAGCCAAACGCGCACATCCGGCTCACCAAAAAATCCACCTTAGACACCGGCAACTACAAGTCCGAGGAAGCCGCTGCAGCCGTCCTGGTCAAGCACCGCACCCAGCTCGCCGCCCTGCAGGACGTCTTCTACGCCAGCCAGACCAAAGCCCTCCTCATCGTCCTGCAAGGCATGGACACCGCCGGCAAAGACGGCACCATCAACCACATCTTCTCCGGCATCAATCCCCAAGGCTGCGACGTCGCCTCCTTCAAAGTCCCCACCCCGCTTGAAGCCCGTCACGACTTTCTATGGCGAGTCCACGCCCAGGTTCCGCCGCGCGGCATGATCGGCATCTTCAATCGCTCCCACTACGAAGACGTCCTCTCCCCACGGGTTCACAAGCTCATCTCCGAAAAGACCGTTCGTCGCCGCCTCGACAACATCAACACCTTCGAGAGCATGCTCGTCGACAGTGACGTCCTCATCCTCAAGTTTTATCTCCACATCTCACGAGACGAGCAGACCGCGCGCCTCCAATCCCGCATCGACGCCTCAAAAAAGCGGTGGAAGCTCTCCGAGGCCGACCTCCACGAACGCAAGTTCTGGCCCCAGTACATCGACGCCTACGACCACATCCTCTCCACCACCAGCCCCAAACACGCCCCCTGGTTCGTCATCCCCGCCGATAACAAGTGGTATCGCAACATCGCCATCTCTACCATCCTCGTAGACGTCATGCAAAGCCTGAAACTCAAATTCCCTGAGCCCACCATAGACGCCTCCACCATCAAGCTCTAACCGCTGTCGCTGTCGCGGCTTTCATTGCTGTTGTTGCTGTTGCTGGTGTTATTGCTGTTGTCTGTCCTCTTGTTTGTCATCCCGTAGGGATCTGCTGTTCGTTTTTGCAGTTGCAGTTGCCGCTGCACTTTCTGTTGTTCTTGCTGTTGCCGATGTTCTTGCTGTTGCCGATGTTCTTGCTGTTACCGTTGTTCTTGCTGTTACCGTTGCACTTGCTGTTGCTTCTGAGGTAGAGCAGGGCTTCAGCCCTGCGTCTAATCCCGCCGCGAAGCGGCCTCCTCTCTGCCGAAGGCCGGAGCGAAGCCCGAAGGGGCGAAGCGACAAAATATTGCCTTTGCCGTTGCTTGTTCTTATCTCCCTATCAGCCTAATTAACCCCACCCAGCTAAATCTACTAAACCGTAACCATCACCACCGCCGCCGCCGCCACAGCCATCCCCCAAGCCTGCCTCCGCGTGGGCCGCTCCCTCAACGTCCAAGCCGCCAGCAAAATCGT
The nucleotide sequence above comes from Tunturibacter empetritectus. Encoded proteins:
- a CDS encoding Sec-independent protein translocase subunit TatA/TatB — encoded protein: MGELFTPTHLIVIAVVVLVLFGGKKLPELGKGLGEGLRGFKDGMKGVNDEVNKPTETTHAVTPKPEESVK
- a CDS encoding PPK2 family polyphosphate kinase — its product is MKIKSPYLIKPNAHIRLTKKSTLDTGNYKSEEAAAAVLVKHRTQLAALQDVFYASQTKALLIVLQGMDTAGKDGTINHIFSGINPQGCDVASFKVPTPLEARHDFLWRVHAQVPPRGMIGIFNRSHYEDVLSPRVHKLISEKTVRRRLDNINTFESMLVDSDVLILKFYLHISRDEQTARLQSRIDASKKRWKLSEADLHERKFWPQYIDAYDHILSTTSPKHAPWFVIPADNKWYRNIAISTILVDVMQSLKLKFPEPTIDASTIKL
- the glgC gene encoding glucose-1-phosphate adenylyltransferase → MMRDTLGVLLAGGAGERLFPLTRDRAKPAVPFAGQYRIIDITLSNCINSDLRHVYILTQYKALSLNRHIREGWGTVVANELGEFIEILPPMQRVSKSWYQGTADAVYQNIYSIGSEEPKYVLILSGDHIYKMNYALMMQQHADSGADVTIATLPIKPEEVSSFGVVEVARNGEVTGFEEKPKETKLRSPFNPDMVDASMGIYIFNTDILLPELIRDAEDPDSKHDFGHNILPNILGRVKMHAYNFVDENKQKALYWRDVGTLEAYYEANMDVAGVTPTFNLYDKSWPMRTRPYQYPPAKFVFGEPGRTGMAINSIVAAGSIVSGAVVRNSVVSQDVRVNSYADVDSSIVFSHVNIGRHCRIRHAIIDRDVHIPDGTVIGYDPNEDKKNYFVSQSGLTVVTRDYSVYENPVSPEFLNRDVPGKPVNVGLAE